The window CACAGACCATCACCGCCAAAGATGCCATAACCCTTCTACAGTAAGACCACGTTATTTAACCTCCTGAAGGAATTATGTGAActgttgaaaacaaaaacactcccAGATTTTCCATGAATCCTCTTCCCTTCTTTTTTAGGAATATTAGTGGTCCTGAACCAGCTGCCAGCAGTAATTTTAAAGGGGGCTTGCCCGCCATAACTTACAGGCTGGGAGGTCAGGAGAACATTACTGTGGAGGTAAACAACATCCTGGTCAACAAGAAGATCCACAATGTCTTTGGCGTCATCAAAGGATTTACTGATCCTGGTACAGTTCATCTTTGTGATCCAAAGTCGTAACATTGATTACTTTGTCTAAATGGGCGATTTTCGATCTGCAGATCGTTATGTGGTTCTGGGAGCCCAGAGGGATGCCTGGGGTGAAGGCTACACCAAAGCCACAGTTGGCACCACAGTACTGGTGGAACTGGCCAAGGCCGTTCGGAAAATGGTGGATGAAGGTAACAAATGCGTCATGTCAGAGTTCAGACTGTAATTTTACCTGAGTAACTAATAGATGATGATGAGGTTTTTGCCATTTCACACACTATTATCAGATGGGTTCAAGCCCAGGAGGAGTATAGTCTTTGCAAGCTGGAGTGCCGGAGAGTATGGAAGCGTTGGCGCCACCGAGTGGTTGGAGGTCAgttttgcatgtttgttttcagcGGATGCTCACATCGACCCGTGCTGCTCTGCAAATGCTCTCCTTGTTTTTTAGGGTTACATGTCCTCCATCGATAAGAGCGTCTTCACCTACATCAGCTTGGACGGAGTCGTCCTTGGTCAGTATCACTCATAGCTGCAAATTATCTCTGTACTGGAGCATTTTGAATCAATCCCCCCCTTCTTCACAAGGTCGTGGGAGCTTCGTGGCCTCGGCGAGTCCACTGCTCTACAGTCTCCTTGAGGGCACTATGAAAGAGGTAAAGGCAGCCTTCTCATAGCTGGATTAGTTCTGCTGCAAACATCGACGTTATTTAAGTGTTGGTCCTACTTCCACAGGTGCAGGACCCTTTTGGCTCTGGATCCTTGCACAGTATGATGGGGAAAAATAACTGGGAGGCTGCTGTGTAAGCCAATAAATTTACTGTACTGTTGTGCTAATTTCCTTTTTAGTTTATTAGAATCTTCCTTTTCCAGATTTCTAATATTTTGATGGGGTATTTGTTTACCTTCATCCTGGAGAATAAACCTTTTATATGTTTACAGAATGAAGCCAATGACGGTGGATGACTCCGCCTACCCATTCCTGGCGTTCGCTGGCATTCCTTCCATCTCTTTCCACTTCATCTCCCGAAATGTGCGCAGcaatggcaaaaaaaatagGAATTAAATGATCACAGTTTAAGATTCTGCTGGATTTTTGATTAAGTGATGGTCACACTAAACGGGTTTTCCTCTACAGACTGATTCTTATTTGTACTACGGCACCGACCTTGACAACAAGGATCACCTGAATTACCAAACCACCCAAAAAACCAGTGAAATGACTGTGGCGGCAGCTCAAGTCGCCGGGCAGATGGCTCTCCGGTTAGTTCACGACCACCTGCTGAGACTGGACACGACTCGGTATGGCTCAGTTCTCACCAACGCTGTGGCCCAAGTCTACAAACGCCTCATGCAACTctccatggtgtgtgtgtgtgtgtgagtgtgtctgtcaCTAGAATGAGAGTTGGCAGACGTGTAAACAATTGTATTTCGTCTTCTGCAGTCTGGTCAGTTGAAGGATGTGAGTCCTAACTGGCTGAACCAAGCGAGAGGCAGTTTCCAGAGAGCCACGTCAGGCATCAAGACGGCCATCGGCAACACTGATCTAACTGACCAGGAGGCGTGCCGCATCCTCAACGACAGGATCATGAGCGTAAGGAGAACACTGGGACTTTTGGCATTGTTGTGAAACAAAGGCAGTCAGTCACATGATTTGCCTTTTTAATGACTCTGAGGCAAGAGTAAGTGAGAGAAACTTAGGACCCAGAATTGACCCCTGTGGGACTCCACCTAATACTTTAACCGCATCTTGTCCTTTTTGGATTTAAGACACTCTTTTTTCTTCCTAGGTTGAGtccaccctcctctctccctacgtGTCGCCCAATGAGACGCCCTTCCGTCACCTCCTGTTCGGCCGAGGCCCCCACACTCTGGCGTCCATCGCCAAGTCCACTGACATGGAGGATCTCCGTGTCCAGCTTGCCCTGGCTACCTGGAACCTGCAGGGTTGTGCCAACGCCATGATGGGAAACATCTGGGATATCAATTAGGGAACAAAGGGAAGTAGATGTATGTTCGTTCCTCTGTTTCTCATTAATATAACAATTGCTAAATAGCGGAGGAAGACTTCAATATAAGCGCTTGAGCTCTAGCTTTTACCCTTTAAAcacagacttgttttttttgggggggggggggggggggggttaatcccACAAAGatccaaagtaaaaaaaaaaaaaaatccaaaatgctTGAAATCAAGTGATACTTCTGCCTCACTGTAGTTTTGCTGTAACCTGAAAGCCAATGAAGCATTAGTCCTTATTTATACTTATTTATCGGTGGCAGTGCCCACTATAAAGTATTTTTTATGTGATGTTATCGGGAGCAGTGCCTTCCATAATTATGACGGTTATACTGTCGGATCTCGCGGCAGCATCTGCTACATAAATGACTCCTCAAATCTTGCTGACAAAAATTTGGACAATTTCTCTGCACCTCAGCAGCAACTAAGTCCATAAATTGTGATTTTTATGTTGCACAATCTCTGTCAGAGCAGCTTATTTTGATGATATATTATCGGGAGCAGTGTCTTCCATAATTAAAACCCATTATCGGGAGCAGTGCCTTCCATAATGAAGAACAGTGATGGTAGTTTTTGCCTACCGGTATATGTTTACGTGTATTTATCGAGAGCAGTGACTCTCATATTTCACTTTAAGGGTGGAGCAACCTATCGGGGACAGTGTTTCCCACAGTTTTATACTTATTTCTTTGTTTGGTCTTGTACTGTTGTTTTATGGGTGTGTCTGCTTTTATTTGCATACAGATCTCTCGCATGTTACTCTTTAGCACCTTTTAGTCGTGATTTGCTACCGTTTTGATTCAAGTTTAAAGACGTTGCAGATACAATTTACCTTTTTTCCATTGAATTCAAGTCGGGCACGCTAAAACAAATGTATATTTATCACAATAGTATACTTAAATGTCCCCTTATCTCCCCTCAAAATACAGTCCTCTCATGTTTTCAGTATGTGCTCACTTTCAGCCATTATATGAGGTTTCTTTGTCTGGGTTGGGTGGTTTGATTATTCTACTAGCTGTGTGGAACCAATTTCCTTGTTAGAACCTGTTAATTGAGATGTATGTGGAAACTTTAATAAACAGGTTTGGCTTGTTGCATTTGGacaatctcttttttttttttgttggattAAGATAAAAATCAAGTACTCTTGCCAACTTCTAGACTTCTCATTAAATGCTAATCTTATTCAACAGAAATATTTTAGACGTCAGTCTAAGTATAATCTGTTCACACGGGTAATTTACAACACAAACTTTCACTGTGGATCATTTAATGTGTAAAATATATGCATTCAGTTGCTGCTTTGATAACtggaatattttatttctgaagACATACACGACGCCAATcacttttcaaaatgaaaattaaaaagttataaatgaagaaaagaaggcAGAAAATATTCATAATATTCACTACGAAAGCAAAACAATGACAAACACAcgaagcaacaaaaaaaaattaaagaattcttacattttttgattttcttttggaACCGGAAGCCTGGCCGGTTCACACGATTGTCTGTGCTTTTACTCTGAAGGCTCAGCTCCCAACCGGAAGTGGATGTCACAGTTTGCTGCGCGTGAGGTGAGGCACAGTGACGCTCATAAATCGCGGCGGGCGCAGTGAAGAGACTCCCGGAATTAACGGTACAAGGATAAAACAATAAGGTACGGATTTAACCGGCAGAGGGTAAAAGGCACTTCGATTCCACGGCCGTCAGCAGCAGTTAGACCGCCCGGAGGAAGGCAGCGGTCTCCCGCTAATCACCCATCTTCACAGGTCGGTGCTTTCTCGAAGCTCCGTATCTTGGCGTTTTGCGCTAACGTTAAATGGAATTATTCAACCTAAATAAACCTCGGTTTTTGCCACCACGCGTGAAGCCGACGGTAAGATGTTTACTGACACGCATCCAGGGAGACGACGGGAGCTAATCAGCTTTGACCGAAGCGGCAGCTTGATCAATTAAAATCGATTCTGTGCTCATCACAAACCACGTGATCCCCGCAGACcgctccatctgctgctgcgtTCACGGACTTCGGATTGTTTCCCCCCAAATTGGCTCCTGATCGTTAAAAAACAGATATATTTGCGAGATATGGTTATATTGTTTGCAGGAAATGTATTAATAATGGTATCTAATCAATCAGTCATAAGATCCAATATGACGTCTCATACACTTTAATATGATTCTCAAAGGACCGTCATGACTTTTGCAATGTATAGTTGGAGACTTAGCttagcttttctcttttttataatCTAGATGCAGGGTCTCTTCGCTCATGGTGACCTCCAGGGTCTCCAGTCCCTCCTGGCCACAGCTTTCGAGGcctgaatccagcagaagagcTCCCCAGGGTGAGAGGAGGCGAGCTGCCTTGTGCGCATGTTGGAGGAGGCGCCCGCGACAATGACTGAAGTAAAAGACATCACGTTACTAATCAGTGTGGTTTCCAGGATGCTAATGCAAAAGCCACCGCCTCCTCTTCAGAGTCCACAGAATAACGGACAGTGTCCCAGCGCACTTTTGCTGTGAGATGTCTGTAATTGCTCGGCTGTTAAATCAGTAGCGCTGCCGTCCaaccctcatcttcatcatctgtgaACAAAGCTGCCAGTCCCGATGTCTGTGCCGACGCTATATTTAGCATCGAGCGTTGCCCTtgaagaaaaccacagagaTGAAGGCTCTGCAGACACCACGCACACAAAGTGTGCGAATAAATACActgcacagtcttctctcacaaCTCCTTCCTGTGGTGCAGACATGTTTAGCAGCCATGTGCATAAAGAGCAACATCGTGCAAATATTTCTAAATATGGAAGGCACAGACGTGTGTTATTATTGGCATTCACATGACTCGAGACAAAACCAGATCAATTTTTCTGTTACGTTTCGCCATCGGTGCCCAGTAGAGGCTCCGCGCAGCATTGTGTCCCAAAAGATCTGCAAAATTCCCCTTTTTCGGATCGAAAATATGCTGAAAATATCGTGaagtgccacctagtggtcagtCCTGATATTAGAGGATGTTTAAAAAGTGTCCTCTGCTCTTCTCGTCCGTTCGTTCATCCATCTGCTTTTGCATTAGCGTCCCTCTCTGTGTCCacattctcctccctcctcccctctctgctttgtgctgctgaattatttaacatcagaaaaaaaagagagagagcgagagaggatggggggagagagagaagggaggacgGAGGTGTCGGACGCTGTGTGATGCTGTGAGTCAGcagggaggacagatggagggagtgACTCGCTAGATTTAGGATAGCCGAGCAGATACCTCCCAACGTGCGTTTAAGGATTGGGGGGGGAGTGAAGGTCACAGAGGGGGGACAGCAAACGGGACTCATAGCTCACACCTTCTCCGCAGAGAGAGGGCGAGAAAAAGAGGACGCGACGAGCCGCTGTAGTTATGGGGGAGAGCTACGTGTACCAACGCCTCGCctacagcagaggagaggaggtgggggaggaggaggaggaggaggaggcgagagacaggaggagaggagatgtcagaggaggaatGGTAAAATGTGAATTTGTGGTCCAACGTAACCTTTTCCTGTGTGTCAGTACAGGCGTGGaagcgcgtgtgtgcgtgtgtttgcgaGTTGATGGATGATTTATTGGCATCTTTCGTGAAATTATAtatgttttttcctgtttgcacaCACAACTATACCTGCAGCTTGTGCTTTTACATTGgctgtccactaggtggcggtgtTTTAATAAGAAAGTGATTTTAAGAAAAAACGAGCAGGAGataatgtgcgtgtgtgcgtgtgtgtgtgtgtgtgtgtgtgtgtgtgtgtgtgtgtgtgtgcagatgcagTGTGAAGAGGGCACCGagtggctgctggagctgctcacagacgtgcagctgcagcactACTTCCTGCGGATACGCGACGAGCTCAACGTCACGCGGCTCTCCCACTTCGACTACGTCAAGAACGAAGACCTGGAGAAGATCGGCATGGGCCGCCCAGGTGACAGCGCCGCGCTCGAGTTCCTCACGGGCTTTGCTTCCTGACGGTGGGCGTAGCTTCTCTGACAGGTGTGATTGTGTCGGCTCAGGTCAGAGGAGACTGTGGGAGGCCATCAAGAGGAGAAGAGCGCTCTATAAACGGAAATCCTGGATGAGCAAGGTGCAGCTTTTACCAAATCAGCCAATGGCAGCAGCACAAGTCctgttttccacatttgatTTAACTGGCCGTCATCTTCTCCGTCCCGTAGGTGTTTCCCGTGAAACGGTCTGACGCCGACCCGCAGCAAGCCCTCCCACAGGGGGCGACGGCGAGCGCGGTGGCAGCCAGCAGCGAGTCGGGCGCCTCGCTAACCTGCCTGATTAAAgagtctgagctgcagctgttcgAGCGTTTGGGAGATGGAACGTTTGGGGTCGTCCGGAGAGGAGAGTGGACGTCACCGAGTGGTAGCGTGGTGAGTCTGGGAATAACGCTGAGCTTGTAGAGCGATGCGGCTTATTTATAGATTTTTGAGACTTCCTCAGTTTGAATGGATAGTTAAGACCAatcggccactagagggcgctcaAGCAGCGCAAGAGCAAGACACCGCGTTACTGTAACTGCTGTGTTATGGCACTCGTGGTATGGTTATCtcattttactcattttatCTTCTTGCTACTGCCTTGTGtagtaattaaacatttaatttaaacattaaatccGCAGCTTATAGTCAGATGCGCTCTATAGTGCTGAATTTACATTTACGTTCCGACAATACAAGCTAATGTTTGCCACAGTGTTTCTGTCACCAGCTATCATCCAGAGGAGCTAAATACTGTACATGCAGCAGTTTACTGACGTCTGCTGCTACTAGCTAACATCTACCACTGCTCGTGGAAACCTTGTATGGCCATCAGAGGTAGCTAACCTGTACTTCAGCCAATCAACATTTGCTAACTTGTGGGCCATGGCTGTAATTACTGGCTAAGACAATTCTGTATTGTCGTAAGTGTGTCAGTTTGATTTGAAATAGAAGCTGCTTTATCGTTGCAGATCACGTTTTCTCCCTGTttgtctcacctcctctccGTCTAGCTAACTGTGGCGGTGAAGTGTCTAAAGGCTAACGTGTTGGACTCGGACGGTCTGGATGATTTCATCCGAGAGGTGAACGCTATGCATTCGCTGAACCACCAGAACCTGATCCGTCTGCACGGCATCGTCCTCACACAGCCGATGAAGATGgtaaaacaccaacacacacacacacaaacacacacgcgcgtgttGTCCTTCTCCCATAGTCCCATCTAAACTTGTCCTTACTGGATGCAGGTGGTTGAGCTGGCCCCTCTGGGTTCCCTGTTGGACCGTCTGAGGAAGCGTCAGGGTCACATCCTCATCTCCTCGTTGTGTAACTACGCTGTGCAggtctgtttttctgtgtgtgttttctttttaatcaaacAGGAGGTAAAAAAGCAGATTTCTGAGGCTTAGCGCTCGTACAGGTGGCGTGTGGGATGGCCTACCTGGAGCAGAAGCGCTTCCTTCACAGGGACCTGGCTGCACGCAATGTTTTGCTGTCCACCAACGAGACGGTGAAGATCGGGGACTTCGGCCTGATGAGGGCGCTACCGACACACACGGACCAGTACATCATGGAGGAGGGACACAAAATCCCTTTCCCCTGGTGAGATGGCTGTCGCTTTTAATCGGCACCTCAAACAGTCGTGGTGTTTCTTTACTAACAACTTGTCCTCCAGGTGTGCGCCAGAGTCTCTGAAGTCTCGTACCTTCTCTCACGCCTCCGATACCTGGATGTTCGGGGTCACTCTGTGGGAGATGTTCACCCACGGGCAGGACCCTTGGCTGGGCCTTAATGGGAGCCAGGTCCGGCACGAACAATTCCTCTAGCAGGATCTAAATCACCGGGTTCTTCGGAATGTTCCTCAACTTTGTGTCTTTGCAGATCCTCCACAAGGTGGACGTGGAGGCCGAGCGGCTGTGCAAACCGGAGGACTGTCCTCAGGACATCTACAACGTCATGCTGCAGTGCTGGAGTCCCAAACCCGAAGACCGGCCGACGTTCATCGCCctcaaggacttcctgctggagGTAGCACGGGGGAGCCACGGCGATCACACTCATATTTCGTTCAAATCTAAAGGGGCCAAATTGGGTTCATCAGACAGATTAATTGGATTCTAGCAGAGGAAATAAGTAAAAACAAATTTATCAGCATTAGCAgttttctcctgtttgtctTTATAACCCAGCTAATGACAGTAATAACTcactacctgtgtgtgtgtgtctgtgtgtgtgtgtgtgtcctgcagacGATGCCCACAGACATGAGAGCCCTGCAGGACTTCGAGGAGGAAGACAAGCTGCAGATTAAGATGAACgatgtcatcaccatcatcgagGGCAGGTCAGTGGGGGACGCTAAATAATTCCGCTCTGTTTCTGTTGCTGGTGAGCGGCTGCATCACCCGTGATTCTGGGATTCTGGGTAATTACTGTAATTACTGTCCTGTTGCAGCTTATTACAGTCGTATAAAGGCGACCTGTGATTGGCTTAATGAGCCACGTAAGATAATGTGACGCGATTCACAGGCTGTTGAATCCCGAGTGTGCCAGAAGACTTCAGGAAAACGTGTTATTTAAGTGATTCGAACGTGTTCTTTCAGGGCGGAACATTACTGGTGGCGGGGTCAGAACAGGGGGACGCTGCGAGTCGGGCAGTTTCCTCGTCACGTGGTGACGTCCGTGGCCGGTCTGTCCGCGCAGGACATCAGCAGACCGCTCAAACACTCCTTCATCCACACTGGACACGGAGACACAGACCCTCACCGGAGCTGGGGACACGCAGATCACATCGACAGGTTAATTTGGGAAATGGCCGGATTTATTTCAAGTTTCTTCTGTCGCTGTAGCTCACCTCAGCAATTGTTCCACCCGTGGCCGCTGGGGGGCAGCACAGC is drawn from Takifugu flavidus isolate HTHZ2018 chromosome 17, ASM371156v2, whole genome shotgun sequence and contains these coding sequences:
- the tnk2a gene encoding activated CDC42 kinase 1, whose translation is MLEEAPATMTEREGEKKRTRRAAVVMGESYVYQRLAYSRGEEVGEEEEEEEARDRRRGDVRGGMMQCEEGTEWLLELLTDVQLQHYFLRIRDELNVTRLSHFDYVKNEDLEKIGMGRPGQRRLWEAIKRRRALYKRKSWMSKVFPVKRSDADPQQALPQGATASAVAASSESGASLTCLIKESELQLFERLGDGTFGVVRRGEWTSPSGSVLTVAVKCLKANVLDSDGLDDFIREVNAMHSLNHQNLIRLHGIVLTQPMKMVVELAPLGSLLDRLRKRQGHILISSLCNYAVQVACGMAYLEQKRFLHRDLAARNVLLSTNETVKIGDFGLMRALPTHTDQYIMEEGHKIPFPWCAPESLKSRTFSHASDTWMFGVTLWEMFTHGQDPWLGLNGSQILHKVDVEAERLCKPEDCPQDIYNVMLQCWSPKPEDRPTFIALKDFLLETMPTDMRALQDFEEEDKLQIKMNDVITIIEGRAEHYWWRGQNRGTLRVGQFPRHVVTSVAGLSAQDISRPLKHSFIHTGHGDTDPHRSWGHADHIDSLYLGNPMDPPDVLGMDSGIARPTKLPNRAKKQAPPRPPLPAVLLKKPFYDSVMDDYDDDDDAGTSSGMKRLGVSLGLKLRPWEGFGVRSAKSEVSLIDFTDDSFSSNTPSPLSESQQADQDTLKDMPSILDWPLPQPAYDEVSAELEDQSEDLEVRSIYRALTEAEESVSTAGAITACRNESQSADLFQELQREVMVKLQVPMATGRSLPSSPLPMTLIPLEPHRQIYLPPPSPSSTSSVNACFEERPVLPPRSPAPPLRPSKNSLSSRSTSFQARSSSGLLGEQEDTPPQIPPRDHTFSQPGSRSSSPLPLVPQPSSSPIALPPPPATVSPRRVYGLLGPLVCPASSCPPRVSSQSLQVTAHTSSYSSSSLLEPLPYREGRGRFSLIDSPQNSTPQPLPDRPPLLERYGAANMAAVKPIMQQPSGAKPNSSYNNNNGCSAAPSMQQELNIAQVQRAVHGVTLEECRAALQTHSWSVPQAVNHLKVEQLFSLGLRSRSECEELLQRCNWNLEESSTVVLDSAGSHGTVAAQLNRK
- the tfr1b gene encoding transferrin receptor 1b; protein product: MDRLRSAFNRVIKNKQYSRFTLHSTEDGEGHAEIKLSDDSGEPDDQVDGSPSFRPAAPRQHWRNLCFYVLGMLLIFGIGYMIAYASQNKHQGEPVRCEPQAKVVTGSQTQVTSAPVTAAAAPAAPEETELQWKDITQLLKQKLTSQSFKTTLSDFNLPRHAAGSEEDENLGERIVNEFKMQRMDPWTDVHYVQLQMPNSELPNSVYFGSSVFKPEGYLAYSFPGTAQGKLVYGNYGRKEDLEVLQKNNIGVEGSVVLLRAGKISFAEQVDNAAAKGASAVLIYPDPEQHSYRHDTPLYGHVHLGSGDPYTPGFPSFNHTQFPPTKSSGLPKIPAQTITAKDAITLLQNISGPEPAASSNFKGGLPAITYRLGGQENITVEVNNILVNKKIHNVFGVIKGFTDPDRYVVLGAQRDAWGEGYTKATVGTTVLVELAKAVRKMVDEDGFKPRRSIVFASWSAGEYGSVGATEWLEGYMSSIDKSVFTYISLDGVVLGRGSFVASASPLLYSLLEGTMKEVQDPFGSGSLHSMMGKNNWEAAVMKPMTVDDSAYPFLAFAGIPSISFHFISRNTDSYLYYGTDLDNKDHLNYQTTQKTSEMTVAAAQVAGQMALRLVHDHLLRLDTTRYGSVLTNAVAQVYKRLMQLSMSGQLKDVSPNWLNQARGSFQRATSGIKTAIGNTDLTDQEACRILNDRIMSVESTLLSPYVSPNETPFRHLLFGRGPHTLASIAKSTDMEDLRVQLALATWNLQGCANAMMGNIWDIN